GGCGCGCGACTGGAGGAAGCGGATCGCGGGTTCGGCAATCGACTTCTTCGGCGCGCCATGCCGGATCGCAAAGGCCTCCAGAAAGGTATCGGCCAGTTCCGGGATGTCCTCAAGGCGGTCGCGCAATGCCGGCAGCCGAAGCGTCACCGCGCTGATGCGATAGAACAGGTCCAGCCTGAAGCTCGAGTTGGCGATCATCGCCTTGAAGTCCCGATTGCTGGCCGATATCAGGCGGAAATCCGAATGCCGGGCGCGATCGCCCCCGACACGCTCGAACTGCCCATCCTGCAGCACACGCAGCAGCTTGACCTGCATGTCGATCGGCATGTCGCCGATTTCGTCGAGAAACAGCGTGCCGGTATCGGCGGCCTCGAACTTGCCCTTGCGGCCTTTGCGGTCCGCGCCGGTGAAGGCGCCGGGCTCATAGCCAAACAGTTCGCTCTCGACCAGGTTGGGCGGCATCGCCGCCGAGTTCACAAGCACCAATGGCTTGTCGCTGCGCGGGCTCAGCATATGGATCGCGTGCGCCACCATTTCCTTGCCGGTCCCGCTCTCGCCCGCAAGCAACACCGGTACATCCAATGGCGCCACGCGCAGGATGTCCTCCTTCAGCCGCCGCACGGCATCGCTGCTACCCACGATCTGATCCAGGCCATAGCTACGGTTGCGAATGCCGGACAATTCCCTGCGATAGAAATCGAGTTCCTGCTTGACCTTGGCAAGCTCCACGGTGAGTTCACGAATCGCCTCCGGTCCCTTGAACATCACTTGCCCAATGGCCGCCACAACGCGCTTGTTGCGATCGAAGATCGGCAGGCGCGACACCACACGCGTCACGCCATGCATCTCCTGCAACTGGGCCACCTGGCCCTTGCCGGTCGCCACCACCTCCTGCAGCTTCGTGTTCTCGATCACCGATGTCACGTGCCGACCGATCGCCTCGCCATGCTTGAGACCGAAGAACTTCTCGTGCACCGGGCTCATGTACGTGATGCGCGCCGACGTATCGACCACCACCATGGCCTTGTAGGGATCGGTAATGAAATGCCTGAGGATGTCCGGTGCTGCCTCCACGCTCGCCAGGAATTCGCTCAGTTCGTCGCCCTCCTGCACGGCGAAGATCAGGAAGCACACCGAATCACGCGTCGGGATGGCCGCGACCGTCAGCGGGCGTTCCAGGTCGGCCATTGCCGACAGCCTTTTGAGGGGCACGCGGTCGCGGTTCTTCCATACCCCGCCCAGTGACCTGGCAACCAGCGAATCCCTGCCGAGTCCGCTGGCGAATGTTGTGGCGCCCTCGGCATCGAGTACGAGGACACCCTCTGATTCACGTTTCATGTCTCCACCACGCTTGGTCTGTTATATGGAACGCTGTGTCTTCGGCGACTACACAATTGCCTTCTCGATGATCGGCAAGAACACTGCGAAGACAGTTTCATTCTAAGCAGTTTTCCCCGGCTTGGCCGCATTCCGATTGGCCTGCACCGCCGCCGGGGCAGGCCGCGCCTGCGTCTCCCGACAATCGCCCTGTCTCCCTGCAAATTTCGCGCCATGCGTTGGCACACCCTTTGCAGTATGTCGGTCACTTGCGTAGATCCGACCCGAAATGGACACCCTGAAGACACTTCCGTTCCAGACACCCGGTGCAGGCCTTTCCTGCCTGCGGGGTATCCGCGTGCTCGACTTCACCACCTCGGTGGCCGGCCCATATGGCACGCTTTTGCTTGCCGATCTTGGCGCGGAGGTGCTCAAAGTGGAAAAGCGCCATGGCGGCGACGACACTCGCAGTTGGGGGCCGCCGTTCCTGGACGGTGAGTCGCTGTGGTTCCTGAGCATGAACCGCAACAAGCAGAGCATGACCATCGACCTCACACGCCCGGAGGGCCAGCGGGTGGCGCATGAACTGGTGCGCAACGCCGACGTCGTCGTCCTCAACACCGCGCAGCGTGTGCAGGAAAAGCTCGGCCTCGACTATGCGACGCTCAAGGCCATCAACGGCAGGCTGATCCATGTATCCGTGACCGGGTTCGGGCTCGAGGGCGATCGCGCCGACCTGCCCTGCTACGACCTGATCGCAGAGGGCTACTCCGGGGTCATGCACCTGACCGGCGAGGCGGATGGCCCGCCCCAGAAGGTTGGCACGCCGGCCGCCGACCTGCTGTCCGGCCAGGACATCGCCATGGCCACGCTGGCCGCGCTGTTCGAACGTGAACGCACGGGCGCCGGCAAGCAGATTGATGTGTCGATGGTGGCAACGATGGCGCGGTTCATGGCGCCGCGAATCGTGCCCTATCTGGGCTCCGGCGAGGCACCGAACCGCTCGGGGGGTACCGATTCCGTGATCGCCATCTATCAGGTCTTCGATACCGCGGATTTCCCTATCACGCTGGGACTCGGCAACGACGCCATCTGGCAGCGCTTCTGGACATCGGTCGGGCAGCCGGACTACGCGCGGCAACCGGGATTCGAGACCAACGCGCGCCGCCGCGAAGCGCGCCAGGCAATCGTGCAGACCATTGCCAAACTCCTTGCGACGCAACCACGCCAGCACTGGCTTGCGCTGTTTGCCAAGCACCGCATCCCGTCCGGGCCCATCAACAGCATTGATCAACTGGCCGACGACATCCCGCTGCGCGAGAGCGGCATGTTCTTCGCCACCCAGGGCGTTGCCGGCCTGGTGCCGCAGGTTGGCCTGGGCATCCGCTTCGACGGTGCCAGTGCCGTGCTCCGCAACCCGCCGCCGGCGCTGGGCGAGGACACGGAGCGCATTCTCAGGGAAGAGCTTTCCATGTCCGCGACGTGCATCGCGGGCCTCATCGACTCAGAAATCGTCTAATCAGGAGACAAGATGCCCTACACCGAAATTCTCTACAAGGAAGACGGCCCGGTCGGCACGATCACGCTGAACCGTCCCCACGATGGCAACATGTTCACCGAGACCATGTGCCATGAAATCCGTGATTGCATCAATGAGATTCGCCGCGAAACCCGCACCCGCGTCATCGTGATCACCGGCGCGGGCGACAAGTTCTTCTGTACTGGCGGCCGCAAGGACGGCATGCAGGACACCACGCTCTACGCCGGCGTGCTGCCGACGCTGGAGATGTACGAGAGCATCGACCGTCTGCAAAAGCCCGTCATCGCCTCGGTGAACGGCTTTGCCGTCGGCGGCGGCAACGTGCTGCAGGTGGTGTGCGACCTCACCATTGCCAAGGAATCGGCCATCTTCCGCCAGGTTGGCCCGATGGTCGGCAGCTTCGATGCGGGCTATGGCACCTGGTACCTGGAAGACCTGGTGGGGAAGAAGCGCGCCAAGGATATCTGGTACCGCAATCCCAAGATCACGGCACGCGAGGCGCTGGACATCGGCCTGATCAATCGCGTGGTCCCGGATGAGCAGCTGGCCGAGGCCACGCGCGAGTATGCGCTGGAGGTGGCCGAGCGCGGCGCGTTTGCGCTCGCTTCGCTAAAGAGCGCCTTCAACGCGCGCCATGGCGGTGTCAGCGGGCTGTCCCGCATGGCGCATGACCTGCTGCTGCGCGGTTATCTCGATACCAGCGAACACGACGAACTGGCTGCGGCGTTTGCCGAACGCCGCCAGCCCGATGCTTCCAAATTTGGTCATTGATGCCCGGGTGAAGATCATGCAAAACATCCTGACGCTGCACAATCCGCAAAACGCGCGGGACTACTACCTGTCGGGAATCTGGCAGCAGGAAACGCTCTACACGCTGGCCCGGCGCCATTCACGGGAACGGCCTACGTCGGCCGCCCTGCGCGACGCCGATGTCCGGCTGACCTGGCGCGAAGTGGTCGACTGGGTCGACAGCGTAGCGGAGGCGCTCCACAGGCAAGGCCTGAAGCCGGGCGACCGCGTCGGCATATGGCTGCCTAACGTCGTGCAGGCCACCATCGTGTTCCTGGCCTGCTCACGCAATGGCTATGTCTGCTGCCCCTCGCTGCACCAGAACTACACTGTCGACGAGATCTGCACGCTGCTTAACCGCATTCAGTGCCGAGCCCTGTTCGCGATGCCCGGCTACGGCGCCGATTCGGATCGCAACTCGATCTTCGGGCGTGCCGCCGACATTCCGACGCTCGCCGCCATGTTTGCCATGCCCGGCCAGGCCAATGGCGACCTGACCCTGCCCCCCGACGCTCATCCGTTTCCCGATCGCCTGCCGCCGGCGGCATTGTCGACACCGGACCTGAACCCGGACAAGATCGTCTACCTGGCCTTTACGTCCGGCACCACCGGCCTGCCCAAGGGCGTGATGCACAGCGACAACACGCTGCTGGCCAATGGGCGCGCACTGGTCAACGACTGGGGGCATTCAGCCGATACCACGGTGCTGACGCTGAGCCCGATGAGCCACCATATCGCTACCGTGGCCCTGGAACAGGTGCTGGTGGCGGGCGCGGAGCTGGTCATGACCAACCTGCGTGCCGGCAAGCATGCGCTGGACTGGATCCTGGAAACGGGTGCCACCTATGTGATGGGAGTGCCGACGCACGCCATGGACATCCTGCAGGCCGTGCGCGAGCGCAACCTGACCTCGCTTGGCGAAGTCCGCACGTTCTACATGGCGGGCTCGGCCATCCCGCGTGATGTGGCGCAGAAGTTCCTGACGCTCGGCGTCACGCCGCAGAACGTCTACGGCATGACCGAGAACGGTTCGCACAACTACACCATCCCGTCCGACACCGCGGACACCATTGTGTCTACCTGCGGCCGCGCGTGCCGCGGGTATGAAGTCCGCCTGTGGAAGCAGGACAACTGGGACGTCGAGGCTGAAGTGGGCGAAATCGGCGAGATCGGCGGGCGCGGTGGCTTGCTGATGCTGGGCTACTTCAGCAACCAGGTTGCCACGGAAACATCGTTCAACATCCATGGCTGGTTCATGAGCGGCGACCTCGG
The sequence above is a segment of the Cupriavidus sp. MP-37 genome. Coding sequences within it:
- a CDS encoding sigma-54-dependent Fis family transcriptional regulator, producing the protein MKRESEGVLVLDAEGATTFASGLGRDSLVARSLGGVWKNRDRVPLKRLSAMADLERPLTVAAIPTRDSVCFLIFAVQEGDELSEFLASVEAAPDILRHFITDPYKAMVVVDTSARITYMSPVHEKFFGLKHGEAIGRHVTSVIENTKLQEVVATGKGQVAQLQEMHGVTRVVSRLPIFDRNKRVVAAIGQVMFKGPEAIRELTVELAKVKQELDFYRRELSGIRNRSYGLDQIVGSSDAVRRLKEDILRVAPLDVPVLLAGESGTGKEMVAHAIHMLSPRSDKPLVLVNSAAMPPNLVESELFGYEPGAFTGADRKGRKGKFEAADTGTLFLDEIGDMPIDMQVKLLRVLQDGQFERVGGDRARHSDFRLISASNRDFKAMIANSSFRLDLFYRISAVTLRLPALRDRLEDIPELADTFLEAFAIRHGAPKKSIAEPAIRFLQSRAWPGNIRQLQHAIERAAIFCDGPVLSVADFGSMEGAEQALAWRQSGASAAGAEKPRQPDIREAKERLESELIVEAMRRTGGNKKRVAEELGISRSYLYKRLSMIEEAKGEEPAPR
- a CDS encoding CaiB/BaiF CoA-transferase family protein, which translates into the protein MDTLKTLPFQTPGAGLSCLRGIRVLDFTTSVAGPYGTLLLADLGAEVLKVEKRHGGDDTRSWGPPFLDGESLWFLSMNRNKQSMTIDLTRPEGQRVAHELVRNADVVVLNTAQRVQEKLGLDYATLKAINGRLIHVSVTGFGLEGDRADLPCYDLIAEGYSGVMHLTGEADGPPQKVGTPAADLLSGQDIAMATLAALFERERTGAGKQIDVSMVATMARFMAPRIVPYLGSGEAPNRSGGTDSVIAIYQVFDTADFPITLGLGNDAIWQRFWTSVGQPDYARQPGFETNARRREARQAIVQTIAKLLATQPRQHWLALFAKHRIPSGPINSIDQLADDIPLRESGMFFATQGVAGLVPQVGLGIRFDGASAVLRNPPPALGEDTERILREELSMSATCIAGLIDSEIV
- a CDS encoding enoyl-CoA hydratase-related protein, translating into MPYTEILYKEDGPVGTITLNRPHDGNMFTETMCHEIRDCINEIRRETRTRVIVITGAGDKFFCTGGRKDGMQDTTLYAGVLPTLEMYESIDRLQKPVIASVNGFAVGGGNVLQVVCDLTIAKESAIFRQVGPMVGSFDAGYGTWYLEDLVGKKRAKDIWYRNPKITAREALDIGLINRVVPDEQLAEATREYALEVAERGAFALASLKSAFNARHGGVSGLSRMAHDLLLRGYLDTSEHDELAAAFAERRQPDASKFGH
- a CDS encoding class I adenylate-forming enzyme family protein, whose translation is MQNILTLHNPQNARDYYLSGIWQQETLYTLARRHSRERPTSAALRDADVRLTWREVVDWVDSVAEALHRQGLKPGDRVGIWLPNVVQATIVFLACSRNGYVCCPSLHQNYTVDEICTLLNRIQCRALFAMPGYGADSDRNSIFGRAADIPTLAAMFAMPGQANGDLTLPPDAHPFPDRLPPAALSTPDLNPDKIVYLAFTSGTTGLPKGVMHSDNTLLANGRALVNDWGHSADTTVLTLSPMSHHIATVALEQVLVAGAELVMTNLRAGKHALDWILETGATYVMGVPTHAMDILQAVRERNLTSLGEVRTFYMAGSAIPRDVAQKFLTLGVTPQNVYGMTENGSHNYTIPSDTADTIVSTCGRACRGYEVRLWKQDNWDVEAEVGEIGEIGGRGGLLMLGYFSNQVATETSFNIHGWFMSGDLGIIDENGCIVIVGRKKDLIIRGGHNIHPAHIEELAMRHPLVERAAAYPVQDERLGEKVCLSVVVRAGQTLEPADMLAHLASCGLSKYDMPEYFLGLDQFPLTPSGKILKRDLVEMTMRGELKPVAIRYKARATAGA